Genomic DNA from Paenibacillus donghaensis:
GTTTCCTCTGAAGTAGCCACTACCACCTCGGTGGATGACCTGTACAAATCCGGTAAATGGTTTATGGACCGTGCCGCCACCCAGCCGCTCGCCGATAATCTGTGGTCGGCAAGTTATGGCTATCCGGTAGTATCCACACCGGCAGGCGAGCCGTATATTTACAACTGGTCGGTGATGGGGTCCATGCAAGCGATCTCGGCCAACTCCGAATATCCGGAGAAAGCGATGGAATTCCTTAACCTGCTGAACACCGATCCGGTCCTGCGCAATATGGTTGATTCCGGGATTGAAGGGGTGCATTACGAGAAGACCGGCGAGAACATGATGAAGAATCTGCCGGATGCGAAGAACTATGACATGCCTACCTTCTCACTTGGTAATATCATGATCAACTATCTGAATGAGGGTGATCCTGAGAACAAGTGGGATGAGTTCAAGAAATTCAATGAAGCGGGTGTGAATGCTCCGCTGCTGGGCTTCAACTTTGATACTTCGAAGGTAACCACTGAAATTGCCGCCGTACAGAATGTGAAGGAAGAATTCTGGGCGCCGCTGATGACGGGGACCGTTGATCCGAATGAATACCTGCCCAAAGCCAATGAGAAATTCAAGGCGGCCGGACTGGATAAGATTATTGCCGAAGCCCAGTCGCAGATCGATGCCTGGAGAGCGGCCAACAACAAATAAACAGATTCATTGACTGAAGACCCGGGCGGGTGCAAGGCTCTTGCCCGGTCTTCTTTAAAATATAAGAATGTATATGCTTTACGCTATACATTATCCTTATATTTCTCGCTGAAACGGATACCGTCCCTTTGAGGACGTCGCAGCCGTTTCCACTTGTAATTCAGGAGGGATACGATGTGAGAATGGCCCGCGGATTTCTTAAGAATATATTCACAGACAAGATCATGCTGCTAATGGTGCTGCCTGGGACACTTTGGTTTCTCTTCTTCTCTTACCTGCCTATGTTCGGCACGGTTATTGCCTTCAAGGAATACCGCTTCAGCCGCGACGGGTTCTGGGCCAGTATTGTCAATAGCAAGTGGGTAGGCTTAGACAACTTTAAATTTCTGTTCACTACGAACGACGCCTATGTCATTACACGCAATACGTTGCTGTATAACGCGGCTTTTATCGTGCTGGGACTGATCCTTTCCGTCGTAATGGCGATTGTCTTATCCGAGATTGTCAACAAGAAGCTGGCCAAGTTGTACCAGACCGGTATGTTTCTGCCTTATTTCTTGTCCTGGGTCGTTGTCGGCTATTTCGCCTTCAGCTTCCTCAGCTCCGAGCGCGGTATGCTGAACCAGGTGCTGGACTATTTCGGGGCCGAATCGGTGCAGTGGTACTCCGAGAAGAAATATTGGCCTTTTATTCTGATCTTTGTGTATTTGTGGAAGGCCGTCGGCTACAACAGCGTGGTGTATCTGGCCGCCATTATGGGTATCGACAAATCGCTGTATGAAGCGGCGATGATCGACGGAGCCAGCAAGTTCCAGCAGATCCGTAACATTACGCTGCCGCTGCTGAACCCGATTATTACGATTATGACACTGCTGGCGATCGGGAAGATTTTCTACGCCGACTTTGGCCTGTTCTATCAGGTACCGCGGAACTCGGGAACCCTGTACGGGGTTACGAACGTTATCGATACCTATGTCTATCAGGGGCTCAAAACAACGGGAGAGATTGGCATGACCACAGCGGCAGGTCTGTATCAGTCCGTAGTCGGGTTCGTGCTAGTCATCACTTCGAATTATATTGTGCGCAGATACAACAGGGACAGTGCGCTGTTCTAGTATACGAATCTACTGAAGGGAGTGGGCCATATGTCGTCGGTTGTCCGCAAAAAACGCGATTTCCATCAGCTATCCAAGCCTTGGAATGTCATCTTTAATCTCATTGCCGGTATCTTTGCCTTTCTGTGTGTATTTCCGTTCCTGTTCGTTGTTATTATCTCCTTAACCGATGAAGGGACGCTGGCGCGCGACGGCTACAGCCTGATTCCGGCCAAATGGAGCCTGGGTGCTTACCGCTACGTGTTCGAATCCGGGGATATGCTGCTGCGTTCCTACGGGGTGACTATTTTTGTAACAGTCCTGGGTACGATAATCAGCCTGCTGTTTATCTCGCTTTATGCCTATGCCATTTCACGCAAAAGCTTCCGCTACCGTAACTTTTTCGCTTTTTTTGCCTTTTTCACCATGTTGTTTAATGGCGGGCTTGTCCCGACCTATATTATTGTTACGCAGTTTCTGGGACTGAAGGATACCGTCTGGGCCTTGATTATGCCACTGGCGGTGAACGCATTCTATATCATGATCCTGCGCACCTTCTACATTACCAGCGTACCGGATGCTATTGTGGAATCCGGCAAAATCGACGGGGCCGGAGAATTCCGCATTTTTCTGAAGCTGGTGCTGCCATTGTCCCTGCCGGGGCTGGCTACGATTGCCTTGTTCAGCACACTCGGTTATTGGAATGACTGGTTTAATGCGCTGCTCTATATTGATGATCCGAATCTGGTGCCGCTGCAATCGATGCTGATGCGGATCGAGACCAGTATGCAGTTCATTATGCAGAATTCGCAGAACAGCTCGCTCAGTCTGGAGGCCTTCCGCTCCATGCCGCAGGATACCTCGCGGATGGCGATGGTTGTACTGGCGACTGGACCGATTATTTTTGCCTATCCGTTCTTCCAGCGTTATTTCATCCAGGGTCTGACGATAGGTGCGGTCAAAGAATAAGATCATCATTGCAGAGGAGCGAGTGAAGACCATGAGCTATACAGATCCGCATATGCCTGTAGAGGAACGGGTTGAGCAGCTGCTCGGACTCATGACCCTGGAAGAGAAGGCAGCCCAGCTGGTTCAACCCTTCGGCTGGCAGGCCTATAACCATAAAGACGGAGAAATCACACTTGCAGAGTCTTTCAAACAGCAGGTGAAAGAAGCAGGGGTAGGCTCACTCTACGGCATGCTGCGCGCTGACCCGTGGACAGGAGTAACCCTTGCGAACGGCCTGTCCCCCCGGGAGGGAGCGGAGGCCGTCAATATCATCCAGCGTTATGTGCTGGAGCATTCCCGGCTGGGGATTCCGGTCCTGATTGGCGAAGAATGCTCGCATGGCCATATGGCTATCGGCGCTACGGTCTTTCCGGTGCCGCTGTCGCTGGGCAGCTCATGGAATCTGGACATGTACCGCCGGGTCTGCCGGGCGGTTGCGCTGGAGACACGAAGCCAGGGAGGCGCAGTCACCTATTCGCCGGTACTTGATGTGGTGCGCGATCCCCGCTGGGGGCGTACAGAGGAGTGTTTCGGAGAGGATGCTTTCCTGATCAGCGAGTTCGCCGTGGCAGCCGTGGAAGGCTTGCAGGGAGAAGACTTGAAGAGTGGTGGAAGTGTCGGCGCTACACTGAAGCATTTTGTCGGCTACGGCAGCTCGGAAGGCGGCCGGAATGCCGGGCCGGTCCATATGGGCCGGCGGGAACTGCTGGAAGTGGATCTGCTGCCATTCAAAAGAGCCGTGGAAGCAGGAGCTGTCTCCATTATGCCTGCCTACAACGAGATCGACGGTGTTCCCTGCACCACGAATATGGAGCTACTGGAGGATTTGCTCCGCCAAGCCTGGGGATTCGATGGCATGATTATTACGGACTGCGGCGCGATTGAGATGCTGACCGCTGGCCATGGGGTGGCCGAAGACGGGATGGCTGCCACTGTGCAATCGCTCACGGCTGGGATCGATATGGAGATGTCGGGTGAGATGTACGGCCGATACATTGTGGAGGCTGTCCGGCAGAACCTGCTTACGGAAGCACTTGTGGACCGCGCTGCGTCGCGGGTGCTGGCTCTGAAATTCAGGCTGGGACTGTTTGAGAATCCGTATGCCGACCCGCAGGCCGCCGAGCGTGTAATCGGCAGTGAAGCACATAGACAGTTGGCCAGGGAAGCGGCGGCAGAGAGTATTGTTCTGCTCAAGAATGAAGGCGGCATCCTGCCGTTATCCGCAAGCACGGGCACGCTGGCCGTGATTGGCCCCAATGCGGATGCAGGCTATAACCAGCTGGGCGATTACACCTCGCCGCAGCCGCCTTCCCAGGTGGTCACGGTGCTGGAAGGACTGCGCAGCAGACTGGGGGCAGCACCGGAGCGCGTGCTCTATGCGCCCGGCTGCCGGATCAGAGGCGAATCCCGGGAAGGCTTCGCCGCCGCCTTAGCCTGCGCAGCGCAGGCGGATACGGTCATTATGGTCGTTGGCGGCTCCAGTGCCCGCGATTTCGGGGAAGGCAGCATTGATCTGAAGACAGGTGCCTCCAAGGTAACGGAGCATAGCTGGAACGACATGGATTGCGGCGAAGGCATCGACCGGCTCTCGCTTGCGCTGTCGGGTGTGCAGCTGGAATTGATTCAGGAAATATACAAGCTGGGCAAGCCAGTAATTGTAGTCTATATCAATGGCCGTCCGGTGACGGAGCCATGGATTGATGAGCATGCCCATGCGATTCTGGAAGCCTGGTATCCGGGTCAGGAGGGAGGGCATGCCGTTGCCGACATTCTCTTCGGTGATGTGAACCCTTCGGGCAAGCTGACCCTCTCGCTTCCGAAGCATGTCGGCCAGCTGCCGGTGTATTACAACGGCAAGCGGTCGCGGGGGAAACGGTATCTGGAAGAGAATTCACAGCCCCGTTATCCGTTTGGCTTCGGGCTTAGCTATACGAGCTTCAGCTATGAGGAGCTTAAGGTGGAGCCGGCGGAGATATCTGCTGGCGAGATCGCGACCGTTACCGTTAATGTGAAGAACACAGGCCAGCGTGAAGGGGCGGAAGTGGTACAGCTCTATGTCTCCGACATCGCCAGCACCATAACCAGACCGGAGAGAGAACTCAAGGGCTTCAGCAAAATCCGGCTCGCTCCCGGAGAACAGCAGACGCTGGAATTTACTGTAGGACCACAGCAGCTGCAGTATATCGGAGCGGATTATCAGCCTGTGGTCGAGCCGGGTGCCTTCAAAATACGGGTAGGCCGCCAGGTGAATGACACGCTGGACGCCGATCTCACTGTGAGAGGGGAACGACATGGAACGCATTAAACGATTGATCCGTGAGCTGTCGGAGCAGCAATGGCTGGAAGTTCGGGAGCTGCGTGAATGGGAGATTCTCTCGTCCACCTATACCGTGCCGGGACAATATGAGCAGCTGCAGCCTTATACCCAGGGAGATAACTTCGATTTATTCCCCAGCATCCAAGGCACAACCTATTTCTTTCGTTGTGTCCTGGAGATTCCGCCTGAATGGAAGTCTGGTCGAGCCGGGCTGATCTTCGAGTCTGGCGGGGAGGGGCTGCTGCGGGTTAACGGTCAGTCCCGGCAGGGACTGGACCGGAATCATACGTTCGTCACGCTGGAGGCGAACCCGGACGGAAGTCCGCTGGAGCTGGAGATTGAATTATTTGATCCGATCCCCGAACCGGTGGACCCCTTGAACCAGCAGGCCGTGATTCAGCCGCCGATTCGTGCCATCCGCAGCCGGCTTGTGCGGGTGAACCTGCCGGTGCAGAGTCTGATGTATACGGCTACTGTGATCCGGGACGCGGCGATTCTGCTGCCTGAGCAGGATATGCGCCGCGCCCGGATGCTGGAGGCGTTGTATCAGTGCATGGATGGATTCCTGAATATAAATGCAGCGGATATCCGTCAGGGAGACAGGATTGCTTCGCTGGAACAACAATTGCGGAATAGGATCAAGGAAATAGGCGGCAATGCTGAAGGCCTGATTCATATGATTGGCCAGTCGCATATCGATATCGCCTGGCTCTGGCCGGCCCGCGAGACAGTGCGGAAGACCAGCCGCACCTTCTCAACCGTCAATGCTCTGATGGAGGAGTACCCCGATTATCAATATGCCCAGAGCCAGCCGCTGCTGTTTCAATATCTGAAAGACAATGATCCGGTTCTCTATGAGCAGGTGAAGGCCAGAATCAAGGAAGGGCGCTGGGAGCTGGTCGGTGGAATGTGGATCGAACCCGATCTGAACATTCCAAGCGGCGAATCGCTGATGCGCCAGATGCTCTACGGCCAGCGCTTCTATCTGGAGGAATTCGGACGGACCTCGGCGATTGAATGGCTGCCTGATACCTTCGGCTATTGCGCATCGCTTCCACAGATATTGAAGCATGGCGGGATTGAGTATTTCATGACAACCAAGCTGGGCTGGAATGATACCAACGTCTTTCCTTACAATCTGTTCCACTGGGTTGGTATTGACGGAACGGCGATGTTGTCCTACCTGAATCATGGGGTCAATGAGAATACCTTGCCGCTGGATGTGCATGAGCATTGGCAGTCTTTCCGCGAGAAAGAGCAGCATAATGAGCAGATGCTTCTGTACGGGCATGGTGACGGCGGCGGAGGCGTGACCCGCGAGATGCTGGAATACATTCAGCGGGCCGAGCTAATGGTGGGTCAGCCGGCCAGCGTGTACAGCAATGCCGCAGCCTTCTTCGAGGGCATCCGGCGGGAGCAGCCGCAGCTCCCGCAGTGGCGCGGCGACTTGTACCTGGAGCTGCACCGCGGAACCTACACCACGCACAGCCGCAACAAAAGGAATAACCGCAAGGCGGAAATTCTGTACCGGGAAGCGGAGCTGTGGCAGGCTTTGGCTGCGCCGGAGCTGGGCCCGGAAGAGCGCAAGGCCTATGCAGAGCAGCTGCATGCAGGCTGGAAGCTGATTCTGCTGAACCAGTTCCATGATATTATACCGGGTTCAGCTATTACGGAGGCTTACGAGACTTCGGAGAAGGAATACAAGGATATCTTTGCTCGCGGAACAGCTGTGCTGGAACCAGTATTAGCAGACTTGGCGGGGCGGATAGATACCGCTGGAGCCGGGCGGGCCTATGTTGTCTTCAACAGTCTGGGCTGGGCCCGGGATGCCGTGGTTGAGTTGCCGGCCGCTGCGCAAGCTCCGAACGGAGAACCGCTGTCTGCCTATGTCTATGATGAGCATAATCATCTGCTGGATTGCGAATGGGTAGCCGAAGCGCCGGAAGGCGCAAGCATCATCGTGCGGGTGCCGCAGGTTCCGGCCTGTGGCTACCGCACGATATGGTTGAGAAGCCAAGCTGAGGGTACCGAGGCAGCGCCTGGGGTTGAAGTTTCCCCTGTGCATGCAGAAACACTGCTGGACTGCTGGGAAACCGAATATTACCGCATCCAGTTTAACTCCCAGGGAGAGATTGCCCGCTTATATGACAAATTGGCAGGCCGCGACATTGTGAAGCCTGGGCAGACCGCCAACCGCTTCCACTTCTTCCATGACCGCCCGACCCTATGGGATGCCTGGGATATTGACAGCCGGTATGAAGCTCAGCCTGCAGGTGAAGCTGAATTGGCAGAGAAGAGGGTGGTTTCTTCCGGAGCTGTCAGGGATGTGCTGCGGTTCCGTTGGAAGCTTAACCATTCAGAGATTACCCAGGATCTGATTCTTTATCATCAGGACCGGCGGATCGACTTCAGAACACATGTCAGCTGGAAGGAGTCGCATAAGCTGCTTAAGGTCGGATTCCCGATAGATGTTGTGACAGACAAAGCCACTTATGAAATCCCCTTTGGCGCACTGGAGCGACCCACACACCGAAATACGAGCTGGGAGCAGGCGCAATACGAAGTGTGCGGCCACCGTTTCGCGGATGTCTCCGAGCATGGCTACGGAGTCAGCCTGCTGAACGATTGCAAATATGGCTACGACGTTCAGGGCAGCACCATTCGCCTGTCCCTGCTGCGCGCTCCGAAATGGCCGGATGCCACGGCGGATCTTGGAGAGCATGATTTCACCTATTCACTCTATCCGCATCAGGGGGATTGGCGGGAGGCTCACACCCTGCGTGCAGCTGCTGAATTGAATCATGAGCCGGCAATAGCAGCAGCTGAAGGGAAGGCTGCAAGGCTGCCCTCGACCGGAACGTTTGCCGGATTCACGGGACAGCATGTGGTGCTGGATACGGTGAAGCCTTCCGAGGACGGCCGCGGCAGCATTCTGCGGCTATATGAATCATCAGGAGGGCGCGAGACGGTGAGACTGCAGTGGAATCAGTCAGTTAACGAAATCTTCCTTGCAAATGCACTGGAAGAGGAGATAGAGCAGGTGCAGCATCAGGAGGGAGCCTTTGAGCTTCAGTTCGCACCTTTTGAGATTAAGACAATCTGCATCCGATAACCCCAATAAAGGAGAGTATACCTTGGAACAATTCAGACTGCCCAAAATAACGATGCCTAAGCTTGAGCTTCCGCAAGCCGTTCAGGAGGTGCTTGCCGAAGCTGAGGAGAAGCTGGCTCATCGTCCCAAGCTGCTGCAGCTGTTCAGGAACTGCTTTCCGAACACGCTCGAAACCACCACGAAATTGCTGGATGACGGGACTACCTTTGTCATTACCGGCGACATTCCGGCATCCTGGCTGCGCGATTCGGTGGAGCAGGTGATTCATTATGTGCCGCTTGCCGCCAAAGATCCTGAGCTGCAGCGTATCATCGGCGGGCTGATCAAACGCCATATTCAGTACATTCTCATCGATCCTTACGCCAATGCGTTTAATGAATCGGCCAATGACTGGCACTGGAATACAACCGATGTTACCGACATGTCTTCCTGGGTGTGGGAGCGGAAGTTTGAGATTGATTCCTTGTGTTTCGTGATTAGACTTGCCTACACCTACTGGAAAGAGACTGGACTTACCGACTTCTTCGATGCCGGGTTTAAGGCTGCGCTGCGGCGGATTACGGATCTGTTCAGAACAGAGCAGCGCCACTGGGAGCAGTCTCCTTACCGGTTCACCCGCAGCAACGGAATTCCGGAGGATTCCCTCCGCAACAGCGGGCTAGGCATGCCTGTGAATTATACCGGCATGATCTGGTCTGGCTTCCGCTCCAGTGATGACGCCTGTGATTTCCACTACAACATTCCCGGCAATATGTTTGCGGTTGTAGCCTTGCGCCAGATGCAGGAGTTTGCCGAGTGGGTCTTCCGCGATCTGGATTTCCTTGCCGAGCTGAAGGAGCTGGAGTTCGAGGTGGATCATGGCATTAAGCTGTACGGTATTTACCGCCATCCTGAATTCGGGCCAATCTATGCCTATGAGACGGATGGATACGGCAACTACTGCCTGATGGATGATGCCGGAACACCCGGGTTGATATCGATTCCCTATCTGGGTTATACCACTGCGGACGATCCGATTTACCAGAATACGAGAAGGTTTGCACTCAGCAAGGAGAATCCTTTCTATTATGAAGGAAAGGTTGCTTCAGGCATTGGCAGTCCGCATACCCCCCAGCATTATATCTGGCATATGGCCTTGTCCATGCAGGGCATCACGGCGCAGAGCGTGGAAGAGAAGCTGGAGCTGATTCAATTGCTGGAGAATACGGATGGCGGAACCGGGTTTATGCATGAAGGCTTCCATGCCGACGATCCCAATGTCTATACCCGCAGCTGGTTCGCCTGGTCGAACAGCCTGTTCTCGCAGCTGGTCTACCGGGCGATGAAGGAAGGGATTCTATGAGCCGCCGCCGCATGATCCTGTTCCATGACGTTTCGTTTCCGGGATTTCAGCCGATAGAGGAGAGCGCCGATGTTCTGGCGGCCGCCAGCTTAAGCAGATTCCCAGAAGCTGTAAACGCCGCCCAATTGGCGGAGGCGCTGGACGCCGGGGAGCCTGGCGGTGTGTTTATCAATCTACATGCTCCTTACTTTCCGAAGGCGGCCTGGCCTTCCATCATGGCCTATCTGCGCAGAGGCGGAGGATTGCTGAGCATCGGCGGAGCTCCCTTCAAATATCCGGTGCGGCAGGAGTCCGGCACCTGGAGGATTGAACCCGAGCAGACCGCCTATCACCGCCAGCTTCATATTCATGAGGCGCTGCGAGTGGATGGAAGACGGGTGCAGACCCTCACCGCCCTAGAGGATATTCCGCTGCTTCAAGGCCAAGAGCGGCTGCTGCAGGTAACGGACACGTGGAATCTGGTCCCCCATGTGACCAAAAGCAGTGACCTGCCGGAGCAGATGGGCTCCAGCGGTCCGATGGATACGCGGATTTATCCGCTGCTGAAGGGCATCTCGGCGGCAGGGCGCGAGGTGTCTGCTCCTGTTGTGCTCTGGGAGCATTACGGCGGACCTTTCGCCGGAGGGCGGTGGATTTTTGTCGGCCAACCTTTGGGAGAAGAATTCTGGAATAACGGCGGCTGGCCGGTATTGAGCGGCTGGGCTGCTTTTGCAGCCAAAGGGGTAACGGAGCTGTGGCTGAAGCCTAACTATGCCTGTTATGAACAGGGGGAACGTCCGGTACTCAGCCTCCAGACCCAGCGTCTAAGCCGATCCTTGCCTGGCGATAAGTCTGCTTGCTGGAGCCTTAGTCTGACCCTGCGCAAGGAAGGAGAGACGGCAGACTGCTTCAGCCAGGAGTGCCAGGCACAGGTCGGCCGTGAAATGAACATTCTGCGGATTCCCGTTACGGCAGAGCTGCACCCCGGCTTGTACCGGCTGGCCTGCACTGCGGTGGATGAGGATGGAGAACAGCGGGTGCTGCGTCAGGGCTTCTGGAGCCATGATGCCACCTTGCTGTCGCAAGGGACGCCAATTACCGCTGGCAGGGACTATTTCCTGAAAGACGGCCAGCCTTTTCCGGTCGTTGGCATGACCTATATGACTTCGGATGTGGCACGCAAATTTCTGTTTCTGCCGAATGCCGCTGTGTGGGACCGGGATATGGCACAGATGAAGCGGGCAGGCATCAACTGGATTCGGACCGGAATCTGGACCGCTTACCGCAATGTGATGCAGGTGGATGGGCATGCCTCTGAAGAGGTGATGCGGGCGATTGACGCCTTCCTCCTGACCGCCAAACGGCATGGGCTGCAGGTCACCTTCACCTTCTTCTCCTTTACTCCGGAGACGTGGGAAGGGAAGAATCCTTATCTTGATCCGCGCAGTGTGGAGGCGCAGAAACGGTTCATCCGCTCGATTGTCTCCCGCCATTGCCACACGACCCATGTCGATTGGGATCTGATCAACGAGCCTTCGCTGTTTGATCCTCCGCGTATCTTCTCGGACGGGCCAAGCACGGCACAAGACCTGTACGAGCAGCAGGCTTTTGCGGCCTGGCTGGAGGTGCGTCATGGTTCCATCGCTGTTCTTCAGGAACGCTGGAACATGACACCGCTGGAGCTGCCGGACTTCGCGGCGGCATTGCCGCCGGAGCAGCAGGAGATCAATTTCAGCGTGCAGGATGTGCATCAGGGCAAACGCGGGACCCGTTGGCTGGATTACTGCCTGTTCTCCATGGAGATGCACAACCGATGGGCTGCCGAGTTATCCGGCACGATTAAAGAGCTGTGTCCTGGGCATCTCGTTACGGTAGGACAGGATGAGGCACTTGGTGCCCAGCGCCCTTCGCCCTTCTTCTATGAGCAGGCGGTCGATTACACCACGGTGCACACCTGGTGGTTGAATGACAATCTGCTGTGGAGCGGCTTGTTCGCCAAAACAGCCAGCAAGCCCAATCTCATTCAGGAGACGGGAATCATGTACGTGGAAACGCCGGACGGACGGGCCAAACGCAGCGAGGAAGAGCTGCGTGCCATGCTCGAACGCAAGTATGCTTATGCTTTCGCCTCGGGCGGAGCCGGTGCAGTGCAGTGGATCTGGAACACGAATTATTACATGGATAATGCGAACGAGTCGCAGATTGGAGCGCTGCGGGCAGACGGCACCGAGAAGCCTGAAGCGGATGTCTCCTATGACTTCGGGCGCTTTATTGCCGAAAGCGGACATTTATTTGCCGGACGCAAGCTGGAGGATATCGCCGTCATTTTCCCGTATTCCAATGACTTCTCGAACCGGAAGCTGGCTTATGAGGCAACCACCCGCCTGACGCGTGTGCTATCCTATCAGCTTCACCTGCCACTGCGGGCTGTTTCCGAATACGGACTTGAGGTATTGAAGGCGCAGCCGCCGAAGCTGATTATTTTACCGAGTGCCCATAACCTGGATGATCAGGCGATGGAGACGTTGTTTAGCCTTGTGGAGCAGACAGGTACAGTATTGCTCGTCACCGGTTCGCTGGGCATCAACGCCTATTGGCAGCCTTCCAGCCGTCTGGATGTTCTACTGGGTAAGCGTGGGCAGCACAATGTGCGGCGGGAAGAGCGGCTTAATTTCGGCGGAAGAAGTTATGTTGTATCGTACGGACAACGGCGTATTGCTGAGCTGATCAAAGAAGTGCCTATTCCGGAGATCCCGGGGGATGCTACGGCGCAGCCTGTTCAGGGTGACTCCATTATCGAGGCTGCTGTAGGAAAAGGCCGCTTAATCTGGTGCCCGCTGCCCCTGGAGCTGAACGAACATGATGAGCCGATTGCCGAGCTGTACCGTTATGCGGCAGCAGCCGCCGGGGTGGAAACGGAGCTGGAATGGGTTGCCGGAGCGGATCTACCCGGAGTCTATGGCCGCAAGCTGAGCTTTGCGGAGGGAGCGGTTTATATT
This window encodes:
- a CDS encoding carbohydrate ABC transporter permease; this translates as MSSVVRKKRDFHQLSKPWNVIFNLIAGIFAFLCVFPFLFVVIISLTDEGTLARDGYSLIPAKWSLGAYRYVFESGDMLLRSYGVTIFVTVLGTIISLLFISLYAYAISRKSFRYRNFFAFFAFFTMLFNGGLVPTYIIVTQFLGLKDTVWALIMPLAVNAFYIMILRTFYITSVPDAIVESGKIDGAGEFRIFLKLVLPLSLPGLATIALFSTLGYWNDWFNALLYIDDPNLVPLQSMLMRIETSMQFIMQNSQNSSLSLEAFRSMPQDTSRMAMVVLATGPIIFAYPFFQRYFIQGLTIGAVKE
- a CDS encoding glycoside hydrolase family 125 protein gives rise to the protein MEQFRLPKITMPKLELPQAVQEVLAEAEEKLAHRPKLLQLFRNCFPNTLETTTKLLDDGTTFVITGDIPASWLRDSVEQVIHYVPLAAKDPELQRIIGGLIKRHIQYILIDPYANAFNESANDWHWNTTDVTDMSSWVWERKFEIDSLCFVIRLAYTYWKETGLTDFFDAGFKAALRRITDLFRTEQRHWEQSPYRFTRSNGIPEDSLRNSGLGMPVNYTGMIWSGFRSSDDACDFHYNIPGNMFAVVALRQMQEFAEWVFRDLDFLAELKELEFEVDHGIKLYGIYRHPEFGPIYAYETDGYGNYCLMDDAGTPGLISIPYLGYTTADDPIYQNTRRFALSKENPFYYEGKVASGIGSPHTPQHYIWHMALSMQGITAQSVEEKLELIQLLENTDGGTGFMHEGFHADDPNVYTRSWFAWSNSLFSQLVYRAMKEGIL
- a CDS encoding alpha-mannosidase, which gives rise to MERIKRLIRELSEQQWLEVRELREWEILSSTYTVPGQYEQLQPYTQGDNFDLFPSIQGTTYFFRCVLEIPPEWKSGRAGLIFESGGEGLLRVNGQSRQGLDRNHTFVTLEANPDGSPLELEIELFDPIPEPVDPLNQQAVIQPPIRAIRSRLVRVNLPVQSLMYTATVIRDAAILLPEQDMRRARMLEALYQCMDGFLNINAADIRQGDRIASLEQQLRNRIKEIGGNAEGLIHMIGQSHIDIAWLWPARETVRKTSRTFSTVNALMEEYPDYQYAQSQPLLFQYLKDNDPVLYEQVKARIKEGRWELVGGMWIEPDLNIPSGESLMRQMLYGQRFYLEEFGRTSAIEWLPDTFGYCASLPQILKHGGIEYFMTTKLGWNDTNVFPYNLFHWVGIDGTAMLSYLNHGVNENTLPLDVHEHWQSFREKEQHNEQMLLYGHGDGGGGVTREMLEYIQRAELMVGQPASVYSNAAAFFEGIRREQPQLPQWRGDLYLELHRGTYTTHSRNKRNNRKAEILYREAELWQALAAPELGPEERKAYAEQLHAGWKLILLNQFHDIIPGSAITEAYETSEKEYKDIFARGTAVLEPVLADLAGRIDTAGAGRAYVVFNSLGWARDAVVELPAAAQAPNGEPLSAYVYDEHNHLLDCEWVAEAPEGASIIVRVPQVPACGYRTIWLRSQAEGTEAAPGVEVSPVHAETLLDCWETEYYRIQFNSQGEIARLYDKLAGRDIVKPGQTANRFHFFHDRPTLWDAWDIDSRYEAQPAGEAELAEKRVVSSGAVRDVLRFRWKLNHSEITQDLILYHQDRRIDFRTHVSWKESHKLLKVGFPIDVVTDKATYEIPFGALERPTHRNTSWEQAQYEVCGHRFADVSEHGYGVSLLNDCKYGYDVQGSTIRLSLLRAPKWPDATADLGEHDFTYSLYPHQGDWREAHTLRAAAELNHEPAIAAAEGKAARLPSTGTFAGFTGQHVVLDTVKPSEDGRGSILRLYESSGGRETVRLQWNQSVNEIFLANALEEEIEQVQHQEGAFELQFAPFEIKTICIR
- a CDS encoding ABC transporter permease: MARGFLKNIFTDKIMLLMVLPGTLWFLFFSYLPMFGTVIAFKEYRFSRDGFWASIVNSKWVGLDNFKFLFTTNDAYVITRNTLLYNAAFIVLGLILSVVMAIVLSEIVNKKLAKLYQTGMFLPYFLSWVVVGYFAFSFLSSERGMLNQVLDYFGAESVQWYSEKKYWPFILIFVYLWKAVGYNSVVYLAAIMGIDKSLYEAAMIDGASKFQQIRNITLPLLNPIITIMTLLAIGKIFYADFGLFYQVPRNSGTLYGVTNVIDTYVYQGLKTTGEIGMTTAAGLYQSVVGFVLVITSNYIVRRYNRDSALF
- a CDS encoding glycoside hydrolase family 3 N-terminal domain-containing protein, which codes for MSYTDPHMPVEERVEQLLGLMTLEEKAAQLVQPFGWQAYNHKDGEITLAESFKQQVKEAGVGSLYGMLRADPWTGVTLANGLSPREGAEAVNIIQRYVLEHSRLGIPVLIGEECSHGHMAIGATVFPVPLSLGSSWNLDMYRRVCRAVALETRSQGGAVTYSPVLDVVRDPRWGRTEECFGEDAFLISEFAVAAVEGLQGEDLKSGGSVGATLKHFVGYGSSEGGRNAGPVHMGRRELLEVDLLPFKRAVEAGAVSIMPAYNEIDGVPCTTNMELLEDLLRQAWGFDGMIITDCGAIEMLTAGHGVAEDGMAATVQSLTAGIDMEMSGEMYGRYIVEAVRQNLLTEALVDRAASRVLALKFRLGLFENPYADPQAAERVIGSEAHRQLAREAAAESIVLLKNEGGILPLSASTGTLAVIGPNADAGYNQLGDYTSPQPPSQVVTVLEGLRSRLGAAPERVLYAPGCRIRGESREGFAAALACAAQADTVIMVVGGSSARDFGEGSIDLKTGASKVTEHSWNDMDCGEGIDRLSLALSGVQLELIQEIYKLGKPVIVVYINGRPVTEPWIDEHAHAILEAWYPGQEGGHAVADILFGDVNPSGKLTLSLPKHVGQLPVYYNGKRSRGKRYLEENSQPRYPFGFGLSYTSFSYEELKVEPAEISAGEIATVTVNVKNTGQREGAEVVQLYVSDIASTITRPERELKGFSKIRLAPGEQQTLEFTVGPQQLQYIGADYQPVVEPGAFKIRVGRQVNDTLDADLTVRGERHGTH